The following proteins come from a genomic window of Halomarina ordinaria:
- a CDS encoding DUF5518 domain-containing protein, with protein MSEGETLFNAAVGAVVTVVLSFVLVSPLVGGAVAGYLQERGRRGGAEVGALSGLFASLPLAAALVLLGGVFALLPPLDSVIPAVSLVGAVVVVGVFLLVVVLTAVLGALGGMLGAYVHDETRFDV; from the coding sequence ATGTCCGAGGGTGAGACGTTGTTCAACGCCGCGGTCGGCGCGGTCGTGACCGTCGTGTTGTCGTTCGTGCTGGTGTCGCCGCTGGTCGGCGGCGCCGTCGCCGGGTACCTCCAGGAACGCGGCCGCCGGGGAGGTGCCGAGGTCGGCGCACTCTCGGGGCTGTTCGCCTCGCTCCCGCTGGCGGCCGCGCTGGTCCTGCTCGGCGGGGTCTTCGCCCTCCTCCCGCCGCTCGACAGCGTCATCCCGGCGGTCAGCCTCGTCGGCGCCGTCGTCGTCGTCGGCGTCTTCCTCCTCGTCGTCGTGCTGACGGCCGTCCTCGGCGCCCTCGGCGGGATGCTCGGCGCCTACGTCCACGACGAGACGCGTTTCGACGTGTAG
- a CDS encoding M20/M25/M40 family metallo-hydrolase has product MAHVDPLAFHERAVRTPSHDSVDEMRDLLVGTLREAGEDPTVDAGGTVRATTGTGDPHLVLNTHLDTVPPHVPYERDGDVVRGRGACDAKGPLAAMVSAFVAADADGSRLTLAVTPDEETTSAGANVLRTDLDGDLYVVGEPTDLDVCVAAKGRFEGSIAIAGVAAHAAEAAAGVNAVAAAEDVLGALRTFDAERGPDAHPELGGPTLTPTRIRGGEAINQVPDSCRIDVDRRSVPPETAAGFERALNDHLREHAPDADCSFALTERETPFLEAFATDPDHPLCDALRAAGAGEPRAFTAATEASYFAPAPTVVFGPGVLADEAGPVAHARREYVRRDDVERATAILGTALATLR; this is encoded by the coding sequence ATGGCGCACGTCGACCCGCTCGCCTTCCACGAGCGCGCCGTCCGGACGCCTTCTCACGACTCCGTCGACGAGATGCGCGACCTGCTGGTCGGGACGCTCCGCGAGGCCGGCGAGGACCCGACCGTCGACGCCGGGGGGACCGTCCGCGCCACCACGGGGACGGGCGACCCCCACCTCGTGTTGAACACCCACCTCGACACCGTCCCGCCGCACGTCCCCTACGAGCGCGACGGGGACGTCGTCCGCGGGCGGGGCGCTTGCGACGCGAAGGGGCCGCTCGCGGCGATGGTGTCGGCGTTCGTCGCGGCCGACGCCGACGGCTCCCGACTCACCCTCGCGGTGACGCCCGACGAGGAGACCACCTCCGCCGGGGCGAACGTCCTCCGCACCGACCTCGACGGCGACCTGTACGTCGTCGGCGAGCCGACCGACCTCGACGTCTGCGTCGCCGCGAAGGGACGTTTCGAGGGCTCGATAGCGATAGCGGGCGTGGCGGCGCACGCCGCCGAGGCGGCCGCGGGCGTGAACGCCGTCGCGGCCGCCGAGGACGTCCTCGGGGCGCTCCGGACGTTCGACGCCGAGCGCGGCCCCGACGCCCACCCCGAACTCGGCGGGCCGACGCTCACCCCGACGCGCATCCGGGGCGGAGAGGCCATCAACCAGGTGCCCGACTCGTGTCGCATCGACGTCGACCGGCGGAGCGTCCCCCCCGAGACGGCCGCCGGCTTCGAACGGGCGCTGAACGACCACCTGCGCGAACACGCCCCCGACGCGGACTGTTCGTTCGCGCTCACCGAGCGCGAGACACCCTTTCTGGAGGCGTTCGCAACCGACCCCGACCACCCGCTCTGTGACGCGCTGCGGGCGGCGGGCGCGGGCGAGCCCCGGGCGTTCACCGCCGCGACCGAGGCGTCGTACTTCGCGCCCGCGCCGACCGTCGTCTTCGGTCCCGGCGTCCTCGCCGACGAGGCGGGGCCCGTCGCCCACGCCCGACGCGAGTACGTCCGTCGCGACGACGTCGAGCGGGCGACGGCGATACTGGGGACGGCGCTGGCGACGCTCCGGTGA
- the dapF gene encoding diaminopimelate epimerase, whose product MIDVSKYHGTGNDFIVVDADHPVASRRRFAIDHCDRTDGISGATGPTGADGVLFLALEPAFDPPRVIMTLVQPDGSVASMCGNGARCAAAWAADRTDRDEVMIDTPAGTRRATVGDESVTIEMGTPRFDPAFVPLARDDPMVEEPLCGLTVTAVDTGVPHAVAFVDDVDAVDLAAVAPDVRHHEVFPEGANVTLASAHPDGGFRQRTFERGVEGETRSCGTGAVAIAAVARRVGRVEDDRLTVRPPGGDLTVSFEGEVASLSGPVVHEFDTELSAAHARHA is encoded by the coding sequence ATGATCGACGTATCGAAGTACCACGGAACCGGTAACGACTTCATCGTCGTCGACGCCGACCACCCGGTCGCGTCCCGACGACGATTCGCAATCGACCACTGCGACCGCACGGACGGCATCAGCGGGGCGACGGGCCCCACCGGTGCCGACGGCGTGCTGTTTCTCGCGCTCGAACCCGCCTTCGACCCACCGCGGGTCATCATGACGCTCGTCCAGCCCGACGGCTCGGTCGCCTCCATGTGTGGCAACGGCGCGCGCTGCGCCGCCGCCTGGGCCGCCGACCGCACCGACCGCGACGAGGTGATGATAGACACGCCCGCCGGGACGCGCCGCGCCACCGTCGGCGACGAGTCGGTGACCATCGAGATGGGCACCCCCCGGTTCGACCCCGCGTTCGTCCCGCTCGCACGCGACGACCCGATGGTCGAGGAACCGCTCTGCGGGCTGACCGTCACCGCCGTCGACACCGGCGTCCCCCACGCCGTCGCGTTCGTCGACGACGTGGACGCGGTCGACCTGGCGGCGGTCGCCCCCGACGTCCGCCACCACGAGGTGTTCCCCGAGGGGGCGAACGTGACGCTCGCCTCGGCGCACCCCGACGGCGGCTTCCGCCAGCGCACCTTCGAGCGCGGCGTCGAGGGCGAGACCCGTTCCTGTGGGACGGGCGCCGTCGCCATCGCCGCCGTCGCGCGCCGCGTGGGCCGCGTCGAGGACGACCGCCTCACCGTCCGGCCGCCGGGCGGCGACCTCACCGTCTCCTTCGAGGGCGAGGTGGCGTCGCTCTCCGGACCGGTCGTCCACGAGTTCGACACCGAACTGTCGGCCGCGCACGCGCGACACGCCTGA
- the lysA gene encoding diaminopimelate decarboxylase: protein MSATDANRVEGATAVRRLADWDGARLRALAGEFETPLYVLDLDRVHENATRLLRAFPDADVSYAVKANATRGVLETVRDAGLGAECGSAGEVRRALDAGFPGERVRYTAVNPPARDLDEVVSLSHDHDLVLTVDSVDTFERVADRDFAGRLCVRVNPGVGAGHHAKVTTGDAPQFGVPYDRAAALCAEVRERGFDLVGLHAHAGSGISGEGLAAHAELVRRLSALGREVGDLDFVAVGGGFGVPCRPEDPPLDLDAVAAATREAFDCEARLAIEPGRYVVADAGVLLAATTAVTETPETTVVGCDAGMTTLLRPALYDAYHEVRVLAPDAADRPTARCLVAGPVCETADVLARDRPLPEPAVDDVLAVGNAGAYAYEMASQYNSRPRPAVVSLAGDPLVRRETLADLTRLEH from the coding sequence ATGAGCGCGACGGACGCGAATCGGGTCGAGGGCGCGACGGCCGTCAGGCGACTCGCCGACTGGGACGGCGCCCGACTGCGGGCGCTGGCCGGCGAGTTCGAGACGCCGCTCTACGTCCTCGACCTCGACCGCGTCCACGAGAACGCCACCCGACTCCTCCGGGCGTTCCCCGACGCCGACGTGAGCTACGCCGTGAAGGCCAACGCGACACGGGGCGTCCTCGAGACCGTCCGCGACGCGGGCCTCGGCGCGGAGTGCGGCTCCGCCGGCGAGGTACGGCGCGCGCTCGACGCCGGGTTCCCGGGCGAGCGCGTGCGCTACACGGCCGTCAACCCGCCGGCCCGCGACCTCGACGAGGTCGTCTCGCTCTCTCACGACCACGACCTCGTGCTCACGGTGGACTCGGTCGACACCTTCGAACGCGTGGCCGACCGCGACTTCGCGGGCCGACTCTGCGTGCGCGTCAACCCCGGCGTCGGCGCCGGCCACCACGCGAAGGTGACGACGGGCGACGCCCCGCAGTTCGGGGTGCCGTACGACCGCGCGGCCGCGCTCTGCGCCGAGGTGCGCGAGCGAGGCTTCGACCTCGTCGGCCTCCACGCGCACGCCGGCAGCGGCATCTCCGGGGAGGGGCTGGCGGCGCACGCCGAACTCGTCCGCCGGCTGAGCGCGCTCGGGCGCGAGGTGGGCGACCTCGACTTCGTCGCCGTCGGCGGCGGCTTCGGCGTCCCCTGCCGGCCCGAGGACCCGCCGCTCGACCTCGACGCGGTGGCGGCGGCGACCCGCGAGGCGTTCGACTGCGAGGCGCGACTCGCCATCGAACCCGGGCGCTACGTCGTCGCGGACGCGGGCGTCCTGCTCGCGGCGACGACCGCCGTCACCGAGACCCCCGAGACGACCGTCGTCGGCTGTGACGCCGGCATGACGACCCTCCTGCGCCCGGCGCTGTACGACGCCTACCACGAGGTGCGCGTCCTCGCGCCGGACGCCGCCGACCGACCGACCGCGCGCTGTCTCGTCGCCGGTCCCGTCTGCGAGACGGCCGACGTCCTCGCCCGCGACCGACCGCTCCCCGAACCCGCCGTGGACGACGTCCTGGCCGTCGGCAACGCGGGTGCCTACGCCTACGAGATGGCCAGCCAGTACAACTCCCGACCGCGACCCGCGGTCGTCTCGCTCGCGGGCGACCCGCTCGTCCGCCGCGAGACGCTCGCCGACCTCACCCGACTCGAACACTGA
- a CDS encoding 2,3,4,5-tetrahydropyridine-2,6-dicarboxylate N-succinyltransferase gives MTTLESDVGELWDRYQNGLTAGDAGLDELGTLDEFLETLEAGEVRAAEREAPAEWRAVPWVKRGILLNFALRETRPRRYGDVTYHDVLPLRETRDLAARGTRNTPDGTVIRRGAYVGGDAIMMSPSFVNVGAYVDDGTLVDSCDTVGSCAQIGSDVKLGANTLIGGVLEPVESAPVVVEDDVSLGAGCRVTSGFVVGEGSVVGENTLLTPRIPVYDLVDEAVYYGHLPPGRRAFTRFVESSVGEHDLFEGGAYKPAVVATDIEDRTLEASEREGALRE, from the coding sequence ATGACGACGCTTGAATCAGACGTAGGCGAACTGTGGGACCGCTATCAGAACGGCCTGACCGCCGGCGACGCCGGCCTCGACGAACTCGGGACGCTCGACGAGTTCCTGGAGACGCTGGAGGCGGGCGAGGTGCGCGCCGCCGAGCGCGAGGCGCCCGCGGAGTGGCGCGCCGTCCCGTGGGTAAAGCGGGGCATCCTGCTCAACTTCGCGCTGCGGGAGACGCGCCCCCGGCGCTACGGCGACGTCACCTACCACGACGTGCTCCCGCTGCGCGAGACGCGCGACCTGGCCGCCCGCGGCACGCGCAACACGCCCGACGGCACCGTCATCCGGCGCGGGGCGTACGTCGGCGGCGACGCCATCATGATGTCGCCGTCGTTCGTCAACGTCGGCGCGTACGTCGACGACGGGACGCTCGTCGACTCCTGCGACACCGTCGGCTCGTGCGCACAGATAGGGAGCGACGTGAAACTCGGCGCGAACACGCTCATCGGGGGCGTGCTCGAACCCGTCGAGAGCGCGCCCGTCGTCGTCGAGGACGACGTCTCGCTCGGCGCCGGCTGTCGCGTCACGAGCGGGTTCGTCGTCGGCGAGGGGAGCGTCGTCGGGGAGAACACGCTGCTCACGCCGCGCATCCCCGTCTACGACCTCGTCGACGAGGCGGTGTACTACGGTCACCTCCCGCCCGGGCGACGGGCGTTCACCCGGTTCGTCGAGTCGAGCGTCGGCGAGCACGACCTCTTCGAGGGCGGGGCGTACAAGCCCGCCGTCGTCGCCACCGACATCGAGGACCGGACGCTCGAGGCCAGCGAACGCGAAGGGGCGCTGCGCGAATGA
- the dapB gene encoding 4-hydroxy-tetrahydrodipicolinate reductase: protein MRVCVTGATGRMGDAVRAGATERGWDVLPVSRTAEDARSPADLASVLADERPDALVDFTVPESSVEAVAACAEAGVPAVVGTTGFDDAETEALHEASEAVPVLHAPNFARGVATLAALVEEASETLVGYDVELTETHHRGKRDAPSGTANRLLDAVESPRAARGDDTERVHGREGEHLRGEREVGVHVRRAGDIRGEHEVLFAGNDEVLTLTHRAESRGVFAAGALDAAAWLAGREAGWYDFSEVLHDDA from the coding sequence ATGAGAGTGTGTGTCACAGGTGCGACCGGGCGGATGGGCGACGCCGTCCGCGCGGGCGCCACCGAGCGCGGCTGGGACGTCCTCCCGGTGTCGCGCACGGCCGAGGACGCCCGCTCGCCCGCCGACCTCGCGAGCGTCCTCGCCGACGAGCGCCCCGACGCGCTCGTGGACTTCACCGTCCCCGAGTCGAGCGTCGAGGCCGTCGCGGCCTGCGCGGAGGCGGGCGTCCCCGCCGTCGTCGGGACCACCGGGTTCGACGACGCGGAGACCGAGGCGCTCCACGAGGCCAGCGAGGCGGTGCCCGTGCTCCACGCACCGAACTTCGCCCGCGGCGTGGCGACGCTCGCCGCCCTGGTCGAGGAGGCCAGCGAAACGCTCGTCGGTTACGACGTGGAACTCACCGAGACGCACCACCGCGGCAAGCGCGACGCGCCGAGCGGGACGGCCAACCGCCTGCTGGACGCCGTCGAGTCCCCGCGTGCGGCGCGCGGCGACGACACCGAGCGGGTCCACGGCCGAGAGGGCGAACACCTCCGCGGCGAGCGCGAGGTGGGCGTCCACGTCCGACGCGCGGGCGATATCCGCGGGGAGCACGAGGTGCTGTTCGCGGGCAACGACGAGGTACTGACGCTCACCCACCGCGCCGAGAGCCGGGGGGTGTTCGCGGCCGGTGCGCTCGACGCCGCCGCGTGGCTGGCCGGGCGCGAGGCGGGCTGGTACGACTTCTCGGAGGTGCTGCATGACGACGCTTGA
- the dapA gene encoding 4-hydroxy-tetrahydrodipicolinate synthase: MTHRPYTGVYPALTTPFTEDDGIDHETLAANARRLETAGVDGIVPVGTTGESATMTHDEHIEVIETVSAAVTEIPVIAGAGSNATHEALALAERAADAGADGLLLISPYYNKPEPAGMEHHFRTVADAVDLPQIIYNVPGRTGRNIAVETAVSLASHENVVGYKAASGDLNRVTQVIEGTREESFSVLSGDDALTVPMLAIGAKGCISVTANVEPERVCAMVGAALDGDFERARALHHELGPLNRALFAETNPIPVKAAMGIRDYMPERMRPPLSPLTDDNREELAAILAALDRDTPQELQVTQTDS, translated from the coding sequence ATGACACACCGACCGTACACGGGCGTCTATCCGGCGCTCACGACACCGTTCACCGAGGACGACGGCATCGACCACGAGACGCTCGCGGCGAACGCCCGCCGACTGGAGACGGCCGGCGTCGACGGCATCGTCCCCGTCGGCACCACCGGCGAGAGCGCGACGATGACCCACGACGAACACATCGAGGTCATCGAGACGGTCAGCGCGGCCGTCACCGAGATACCCGTCATCGCGGGCGCGGGGAGCAACGCGACCCACGAGGCGCTGGCGCTCGCCGAGCGGGCGGCCGACGCCGGCGCGGACGGCCTCCTGCTCATCTCGCCGTACTACAACAAGCCCGAACCGGCGGGCATGGAACACCACTTCCGGACCGTCGCCGACGCCGTCGACCTCCCGCAGATAATCTACAACGTCCCCGGCCGGACCGGACGCAACATCGCCGTCGAGACGGCCGTCTCGCTTGCGAGCCACGAGAACGTCGTCGGCTACAAGGCGGCGAGCGGCGACCTCAACCGCGTCACGCAGGTCATCGAGGGGACGCGCGAGGAGTCCTTCTCGGTGCTCTCGGGCGACGACGCGCTCACCGTCCCGATGCTCGCCATCGGCGCGAAGGGGTGTATCAGCGTCACCGCCAACGTCGAACCCGAACGGGTCTGCGCGATGGTCGGCGCCGCCCTCGACGGCGACTTCGAGCGGGCGCGGGCGCTCCACCACGAACTCGGGCCGCTCAACCGCGCGCTGTTCGCCGAGACCAATCCCATCCCGGTGAAGGCCGCGATGGGCATCCGCGACTACATGCCCGAGCGGATGCGCCCGCCGCTCTCGCCGCTGACCGACGACAACCGCGAGGAACTCGCCGCAATCCTCGCCGCTCTCGACAGGGATACCCCCCAAGAGCTACAAGTGACGCAAACCGACTCATGA
- a CDS encoding LabA-like NYN domain-containing protein, with translation MPPIHPDQRVAVLADARNLYHSSHSVYSRNVDYASVLESAVHDRKLVRAIAYVVRAHAPEEESFFEALEDIGFETKLKELKTYSDGSKKADWDVGLSLDAITLGRHVDTIVLCTGDGDFSRLCSHLRHEGTRVEVMGFGQSTATELVEAADSFVDLSEDTDRFLL, from the coding sequence ATGCCTCCGATACACCCCGACCAGCGCGTGGCCGTGCTGGCCGACGCGCGCAACCTGTACCACTCCTCACACAGCGTCTACTCGCGCAACGTCGACTACGCGAGCGTTCTGGAGAGCGCCGTCCACGACCGCAAGCTCGTCCGGGCCATCGCCTACGTCGTCCGCGCGCACGCCCCCGAGGAGGAGAGCTTCTTCGAGGCGCTGGAGGACATCGGCTTCGAGACGAAGCTGAAGGAACTGAAGACGTACAGCGACGGGTCGAAGAAGGCCGACTGGGACGTCGGCCTGAGCCTCGACGCCATCACGCTCGGGCGACACGTCGACACCATCGTCCTCTGTACGGGCGACGGCGACTTCTCGCGGCTCTGCTCGCACCTGCGCCACGAGGGGACCCGCGTGGAGGTGATGGGCTTCGGGCAGTCGACGGCGACGGAACTCGTCGAGGCCGCCGACTCGTTCGTCGACCTGAGCGAGGACACCGACCGCTTCCTGCTGTAG
- a CDS encoding PUA domain-containing protein, with protein MDDDERARLRTIADYQFGAGAGRALFPDGETLDVWRSSTGRPQQVRTTDDERLVSYGTDGRFTLAMAGGTRLYEALGGPRVEVGDESVPFVREGKNAFAKFVVSADDAVRPGDEVLVTHDGSLLGVGRAELPADGMRDFETGMAVKVRDGAGVEG; from the coding sequence ATGGACGACGACGAGCGGGCGCGACTGCGGACCATCGCGGACTACCAGTTCGGCGCGGGCGCCGGGCGGGCGCTGTTCCCCGACGGCGAGACGCTCGACGTCTGGCGCTCCTCGACCGGCCGACCCCAGCAGGTGCGCACGACCGACGACGAGCGCCTCGTCTCCTACGGGACCGACGGGCGCTTCACGCTCGCGATGGCGGGCGGGACGCGGCTGTACGAGGCCCTCGGCGGCCCCCGCGTCGAGGTGGGCGACGAGAGCGTCCCGTTCGTCAGGGAGGGGAAGAACGCGTTCGCGAAGTTCGTCGTGAGCGCGGACGACGCCGTCCGCCCCGGCGACGAGGTGCTCGTCACGCACGACGGGTCGCTCCTCGGCGTCGGGCGGGCGGAACTGCCCGCCGACGGGATGCGCGACTTCGAGACGGGGATGGCCGTGAAGGTGCGCGACGGGGCGGGCGTCGAGGGCTGA
- a CDS encoding nascent polypeptide-associated complex protein: MFGGGGGLDPRKMKQMMKQMGIEVTEIDAEEVVVRTADEELVFTDVDVQRMDAQGQATYQIVGEPESRPRGEGGAADETAGAVEEAETEGESAIPDADVEIVAQRTGATEEEARAALEAEDGDLAAAVSRLE; encoded by the coding sequence ATGTTTGGAGGAGGCGGCGGGCTCGACCCGCGCAAGATGAAGCAGATGATGAAGCAGATGGGCATCGAGGTCACGGAGATCGACGCCGAGGAGGTCGTCGTCCGGACCGCGGACGAGGAACTCGTCTTCACGGACGTCGACGTCCAGCGCATGGACGCCCAGGGCCAGGCGACCTACCAGATCGTCGGCGAACCCGAGTCGCGCCCGCGCGGCGAGGGCGGTGCGGCCGACGAGACGGCGGGGGCCGTCGAGGAGGCCGAGACCGAGGGGGAGTCGGCCATCCCCGACGCCGACGTGGAGATCGTCGCCCAGCGGACCGGCGCGACCGAGGAGGAGGCCCGCGCGGCGCTCGAAGCCGAGGACGGCGACCTCGCCGCGGCCGTCAGCAGACTGGAGTAA
- a CDS encoding methyltransferase domain-containing protein, whose amino-acid sequence MYLFVRDGREYLLSPGETLESDLGILEVPEDVAPGDVVETHLGEAFEVRDLRGPDLFAHFERTGAPMMPRDIGLIMGHTGACEGDRVLDAGTGTGVLSAYLARAGAEVVTYERNPEFADVARSNMDLAGIGDRVEVRVGDVTDDLDADPDDLGTFDLLTLDTEDAPRVIRRAHELVVPGGYVTAYVPFVEGTRAAVEAAREAGLEDIETYETLQREMDFDSRGSRPSTAGVGHTGYLLFARA is encoded by the coding sequence GTGTACCTCTTCGTCCGCGACGGCCGCGAGTACCTCCTGTCGCCCGGCGAGACGCTGGAGAGCGACCTCGGCATCCTCGAGGTGCCCGAGGACGTGGCCCCCGGCGACGTCGTCGAGACGCATCTCGGCGAGGCGTTCGAGGTCCGCGACCTCCGCGGACCGGACCTGTTCGCTCACTTCGAGCGCACGGGCGCGCCGATGATGCCCCGCGACATCGGCCTCATCATGGGCCACACCGGCGCCTGCGAGGGCGACCGCGTCCTCGACGCCGGCACCGGGACGGGCGTGCTGAGCGCGTACCTCGCCCGTGCCGGCGCCGAGGTGGTCACCTACGAGCGCAACCCCGAGTTCGCCGACGTGGCCCGCTCGAACATGGACCTGGCGGGCATCGGTGACCGCGTGGAGGTCCGCGTCGGCGACGTGACCGACGACCTCGACGCCGACCCGGACGACCTGGGAACGTTCGACCTGCTCACCCTCGACACGGAGGACGCCCCGCGGGTCATCCGCCGGGCGCACGAACTGGTCGTCCCCGGCGGCTACGTCACCGCCTACGTCCCGTTCGTCGAGGGGACGCGCGCGGCCGTCGAGGCCGCCCGGGAGGCCGGACTGGAGGACATCGAGACCTACGAGACGCTCCAGCGCGAGATGGACTTCGACAGTCGGGGGAGCCGCCCCTCCACCGCCGGCGTCGGCCACACCGGGTACCTCCTGTTCGCGCGCGCCTGA
- a CDS encoding EthD family reductase, with product MYKATVCLPRNEGMSHEEYREYYENEHAPVVDDLPGVRRYTLMFVEEDDAPYDSVAEMWFDDREAYDRAMESDVMAELVADVDNFGRFEEVLFVSGEESVLIEESAPVQ from the coding sequence ATGTACAAGGCGACCGTCTGTCTGCCCCGCAACGAGGGGATGAGCCACGAGGAGTACCGCGAGTACTACGAGAACGAGCACGCGCCGGTCGTCGACGACCTTCCCGGCGTACGGCGATACACGCTGATGTTCGTCGAGGAGGACGACGCCCCCTACGACAGCGTCGCCGAGATGTGGTTCGACGACCGGGAGGCGTACGACCGGGCGATGGAGAGCGACGTGATGGCCGAACTCGTCGCGGACGTGGACAACTTCGGGCGGTTCGAGGAGGTACTGTTCGTCTCGGGCGAGGAATCGGTCCTCATCGAGGAGTCGGCCCCGGTACAGTGA
- a CDS encoding transcription factor S → MKFCDECGSMMHTEDGVWVCRSCGHEEARDLEAEASMTTTQGQEKSEIIDVSDAEDRGLPTTTVVCPECGNDTAYWYMQQIRSADESETRFLVCTECEHKWREDDH, encoded by the coding sequence ATGAAGTTCTGTGACGAGTGCGGCTCGATGATGCACACGGAAGACGGCGTGTGGGTGTGTCGCTCCTGCGGCCACGAGGAAGCCCGCGACCTGGAGGCGGAAGCGAGCATGACGACCACGCAGGGTCAGGAGAAGTCGGAGATAATCGACGTCAGCGACGCCGAGGACCGCGGTCTGCCCACCACGACGGTCGTCTGCCCCGAGTGCGGCAACGACACCGCCTACTGGTACATGCAACAGATCCGCTCGGCCGACGAGTCCGAGACGCGCTTCCTCGTCTGCACCGAGTGCGAACACAAGTGGCGCGAAGACGATCACTAG
- a CDS encoding MFS transporter — MVLGTDRRILTLALARMADALGNSFLIIVLPLYIESGEVDVTGLVGGSVLGVELTLPLLVGLVLSLFGFLNSFGQPITGRISDRTGERRRFVLFGLALFGVASATYPFVSSYEAVLLTRAFQGLGAAFTIPATIALVNEFAASDTERGGNFGVFNTFRLVGFGFGPIVAGVVIQQGPYATPAGRLSGFDAAFGIAVLGAAVSFLLVTLLIEDPDRTDAAAAEDLSFDVFDPTGRQTFDPVFVLGVGTLFMAITIALFATLQDTITARLDEGELLFSVQFAAVVIANVLFQVPIGRASDRYGRKPFLLAGFALLVPSVALQGYVPALTPGIERAIPTLDGVAGPGLMLVARLLHGVAVALVFAPALALAGDLAREGESGTTLSVLTMAFGLGVAIGPLASGYLVRFGFPTPFVVGAGLAAVGLVLTYSQVEESLSDTLDLRDAVPQDD, encoded by the coding sequence ATGGTTCTAGGTACGGACCGGCGTATCCTCACCCTCGCGCTCGCGCGGATGGCCGACGCGCTCGGCAACTCGTTTCTCATCATCGTCCTGCCGCTGTACATCGAGAGCGGGGAGGTGGACGTCACCGGCCTCGTCGGGGGGTCGGTGCTCGGCGTCGAACTCACCCTCCCGCTGCTGGTGGGCCTCGTCCTCTCGCTGTTCGGCTTCCTGAACAGTTTCGGCCAGCCCATCACGGGCCGTATCTCCGACCGGACCGGCGAACGTCGCCGGTTCGTGCTGTTCGGCCTCGCGCTGTTCGGCGTCGCGAGCGCCACCTACCCGTTCGTCTCCAGTTACGAGGCGGTCCTGCTGACCCGGGCGTTCCAGGGTCTCGGCGCGGCGTTCACCATCCCCGCGACCATCGCGCTGGTCAACGAGTTCGCCGCGAGCGACACCGAGCGCGGCGGGAACTTCGGCGTGTTCAACACCTTCCGGCTGGTCGGCTTCGGCTTCGGCCCCATCGTCGCCGGTGTCGTCATCCAGCAGGGGCCGTACGCGACGCCCGCGGGCCGGCTATCGGGGTTCGACGCCGCCTTCGGCATCGCCGTCCTCGGCGCCGCCGTGAGCTTCCTGCTGGTGACGCTGCTCATCGAGGACCCCGACCGGACGGACGCGGCGGCGGCCGAGGACCTCTCGTTCGACGTCTTCGACCCGACCGGACGCCAAACGTTCGACCCGGTGTTCGTCCTCGGCGTCGGGACGCTGTTCATGGCCATCACCATCGCCCTGTTCGCCACGCTCCAGGACACCATCACCGCGCGACTGGACGAGGGGGAACTGCTGTTCAGCGTCCAGTTCGCCGCCGTCGTCATCGCCAACGTCCTCTTTCAGGTGCCCATCGGTCGGGCGAGCGACCGCTACGGCCGTAAACCGTTCCTCCTCGCCGGATTCGCCCTGCTCGTCCCCTCCGTCGCGCTCCAGGGGTACGTCCCCGCGCTCACCCCTGGCATCGAGCGGGCGATACCCACCCTCGACGGGGTGGCGGGACCGGGGCTGATGCTCGTCGCCCGCCTGTTGCACGGTGTCGCGGTCGCGTTGGTGTTCGCACCGGCGCTCGCGCTGGCCGGCGACCTGGCCCGGGAGGGGGAGTCCGGCACCACCCTCTCGGTGCTCACCATGGCGTTCGGTCTCGGCGTCGCCATCGGCCCGCTGGCGTCGGGCTACCTCGTCCGGTTCGGGTTCCCCACGCCGTTCGTCGTCGGCGCGGGCCTCGCCGCCGTCGGCCTCGTCCTCACCTACTCGCAGGTCGAGGAGTCGCTGTCCGACACCCTCGACCTGCGCGACGCCGTCCCGCAGGACGACTGA